The Candidatus Amarolinea dominans genomic interval TGCTGGTCAGGCCGCGGAGCCAGTTTCAACCACCAAAGGAACAGCCGCAATACATGGTGCAGGTAGGTGTCCAAGCCGCCAAACCAAAGAAACATCAGATAGCCGATAAAAAGGCCATACAGGGTGAACGCCCAAACACTTGCAGGCGAGGCCAGGAAGCCCATCACCGATCCGATCAACGCAAAGGCGATACCAGAAATCAATCCAATCGTGGCTGCGTTCTGTGCAGCCAGTCGAATTCCTTGATTTGGGGATGAGCGGCGTTTGGGGTTGAGGACGCTTCCGCTGATCCCTGACACCACAACGGTCGCCGCACCACAAATGATTCCGACGCTAATGACAACAGTCACGGCCGTTCCCACGGGGCCCAATCCCAGCCGACTGGCAACAGTGCCTGCCCACTCAAGCGTAGGATTTCCTGAACCTGTCAGCGGCCAGTCAGTCACCGAAACGATCAGCGCGCCCACCGCGCCGATCGCCAGACCAATCCAGCCGAAACGCCTAACCCGCGTCCAATCCCATCGCAGTCGGTCTACCGACCCTGCCTTGATATCGTTCACAGGGCGACGGCGGCCGTCTTTTGGCTCTATACCAAATACGAGTCCAAAGCTCAAGCCTACCAGCACCCCGACGGCCGCTCCCTCCTTGGGCCAGGGTTCGACCTTGAGCGCGAAGAAAACCAGGAAAACCGCAAACGCTACACTCACAAAAATGGTGAATGTCGCGAGTAGAGCATGCCAGCGAGTTACAACGCGCCGATCAAGGATAGCCGTCAAAGGGCGCTCGAAGAAGGCATCGAAGGCGCCGACAACAAGGCCACCGATAATCCCGGCGAGCGTTCCTTCGTAAAAGCCGCAACAGGTCCTCCGGGGTTGAACCCAGACCAAGTCCAATAGGAATACCGCCCAAGAAACCTGCTGTCAGGCCAAAAATCAGGCGAGATAACATGATGTAAGCCCGCTGCCAAAACGCGTTGGGCAGCCAGTTGGGCTGCAGGCGTTCGAACCAAAACAGGTTGATGTGATTTTCCTTCATTCTGCAGGCCTGCCAGCTCAACCAGTTCATGGTTTGTCCCCTACTAAACATCGTTTTGGTCTGAGGAACTAGCCGCGCAAAGACTCGATCAACATATTGATCGAGCAGGTGTCGGCGACGCGCCCCGGGTGTTTCGCCAGAGAGAAGGGTCACGTCATCTACATTCAGATCTTTGTACACCTCGTAGAGCAAGTTGAGGCCAAAGGGTGTCCTGGCCAATTCGATCAGATCGGGATCAGCCGTGATGATCTGGCTCAATGCCGGCAAGTTGGCATGTCGCAGATAGTTGATGATCTCTGCCTCGGTCAGGGGCTGCAGGCGCAAGGCGGCATGCAGTCTCAAGCGTATCGGCAACTGTTCGTAAGCGGCGGTGCGGCATACGACGACAGTGACGGATGGAGAGTATTGGTCGAAAAAAGCGTTGATTTCACGCACACAGCTGCTGCGTGTGTCTGCAGGGACGCTGTCCAGGTTCTCGAAGAGAATGGCAAGGCGATTGTGCGCTGCAAGCCAACTGCGTACGGACTCACGCAACTGCACGTAGTAGAGATGGACTTGACCCACCACCCACTCAGCGAAGTTGGCGTCGCTGGGCTGCCAGTTGTTGAGATCAATCACAACCGGAATGGGCCGCCTGGGATCCTGGCGTGCTTGGCGAGCGGATGGCCCGGCAATTTGAGCCAGAACGGATGTCTTGCCTGATCCGGCTTCACCCAGAATCAGAATCTGGCCGCCAAAACGCTCGAATAACGCTATGGCG includes:
- a CDS encoding NACHT domain-containing protein translates to MQRAVVAHLYNDELLEALDSLLPFEGATGFAGQLRLRVQSADENRKKETISRGEYEVIRNRIRADIISLVRGDEPGWLLTDDDRQELEQLLDQVETWLKNEYSGKIGDAPRLDMPFLIDLKAVDFPRPSNQEINLRSGESAIALFERFGGQILILGEAGSGKTSVLAQIAGPSARQARQDPRRPIPVVIDLNNWQPSDANFAEWVVGQVHLYYVQLRESVRSWLAAHNRLAILFENLDSVPADTRSSCVREINAFFDQYSPSVTVVVCRTAAYEQLPIRLRLHAALRLQPLTEAEIINYLRHANLPALSQIITADPDLIELARTPFGLNLLYEVYKDLNVDDVTLLSGETPGARRRHLLDQYVDRVFARLVPQTKTMFSRGQTMNWLSWQACRMKENHINLFWFERLQPNWLPNAFWQRAYIMLSRLIFGLTAGFLGGIPIGLGLGSTPEDLLRLLRRNARRDYRWPCCRRLRCLLRAPFDGYP